Genomic window (Streptomyces sp. LX-29):
GCACCTTGTTGCGCTTGCGCTCCTGCCGCTTGATGTCGCGGCCGGTCTTCATATCCGCGATCTCCCGGCGCATCTTCGCCATCTTCTCGCGGATGCGCCGACGGTCGGTCTCGATCTTGGTCTCACCGGGACCACGGGTGGCCATGCCGCCGCCCGAGGAGCCGGAGCCACCGCCACCCATCTGTCGGGACAGGGACTGACCCCAACCGCGCAGCCGCGGCAGCATGTACTGCATCTGCGCGAGCGAGACCTGGGCCTTACCCTCTCGGGACTTGGCGTGCTGGGCGAAGATGTCGAGGATCAGGGCGGTCCGGTCGACCACCTTCACCTTGACGACGTCCTCGAGGTGGATCAGCTGGCCGGGGCTGAGCTCACCGTCGCAGACCACGGTGTCGGCCCCGGACTCCAGCACGATGTCCCGCAGCTCCTGGGCCTTGCCGGAGCCGATGTAGGTGGCCGGGTCCGGCTTGTCGCGACGCTGGGTGACGCCGTCGAGCACGAGGGCGCCCGCGGTCTCCGCGAGCGCGGCCAGCTCGGCCAGCGAGTTCTCCGCGTCCTGGACGGTGCCCGAGGTCCAGACGCCGACCAGCACCACGCGCTCCAGGCGCAGCTGCCGGTACTCGACCTCGGTGATGTCCTCGAGCTCGGTGGAAAGACCCGCGACGCGCCGCAGCGCCGCACGGTCGGAGCGGTCGTGCTGATCGCCGTCGCGCTCCCCGTCGAGCTCATGACTCCAGGCGACGTCCTCTTCCATCAGGGCGTCGGCCCGAAGGCTCTCGGCGAGGCGGAGGCGCTGCCGGTCCTGCGGAAGGGAAGAGAAGGTCAATGCGATCCTTACGTCGTTGGTCGATGTCACTGTCCACAACGATCGGCACGGCCAGAGCATTCCCCGGCGTCGGCCGCGTCGTCGACCCCTTGATGGTCGCACGACCGCCACGGTGGGTCACTCGGGTTTTCCTCCGAGTCTCGCCCCCGGCACCGGCTTCCTCCCGCCGTCCCGGTCCCTCCCGGCGACTCACCCGGCGGGCCGCGCCTGCTTCCCCGGCGCCTTGGCGGTCTGCTGGGCGGAGTGCGGGGGATGCGCGGCGTGCGCGGCCTGGGCCGGGGACTGCTTGGTCGGCGGCTGCTTGGCGGCGGTCGTGGCCGTCGCCTTCCAGTCCGCGTGGCCGGGCATCGGCGGCGTCTTCTTGTCGTACAGCCAGGAGTGCAGGAACGCCGTGAGATCGCGGCCGGCGATGTCCGAGGCGAGGCCGACGAAGTCCTCGGTGGAGGCCACGCCGTCCCGGTTACGGCTCACCCACTCCCGCTCGAGCCGCTCGAAGGGCTCCTTGCCCATCTCCTGGCGAAGCGCGTAGAGGATCAGCGCGCTGCCGTCGTAGACAGCGGGCCGGAAGATGCCGATGGGCTGGCCCGGCTTGGAGGGCTCGGGGTCCGCCGGCGGCCCGCCCTGGGCGCGCCAGGCGTCGGACATCCCGTACGCCCACTTCATCCGCTTGTCCAGGGGCATCTCTCCGTGCTGGTCGCCGTAGAGCGCCTCGTACCAGGTGGCGTGCCCCTCGTTGAGCCACAGGTCGGACCAGGCGCGCGGGCTGACGCTGTTGCCGAACCACTGGTGCGCCAGCTCGTGCACCATGATCGACTCCACGTACCAGGCGGGGAGCCGGCTGCCGAGGAACAGATCCTGTTCGAACAGGGAGAGCGTCTGCGTCTCCAGCTCGAAGCCGGTCGTCGCGTCGGCGATCAGCACGCCGTACGTCTCGAACGGGTACCGGCCGACCCGCTCCTCCATCCACTCCAGCTGTCCCGGCGTCTTGGCGAGCCACTTCGCCAGCCGCTGGCGCTCCCCCGTGGGCACCACGTCCCGCACCGGCAGCCCTCCGGGGCCGCGCCGGCGCACGATGGTGGAGCGGCCGATGGCGACCTGCGCGAGCTCGGTGGCCATCGGGTGCCGGCTGCGGTACTCCCAGGTCGTCTCGGGCCCGTCGTGGGTGTGCCCGCGCGGGAGGCCGTTGGCCACCACCGTGAGGTCCTTGGGCGCGGTGACCCGGAAGGTGAAGCGGGCCTTGTCCGAGGGATGGTCGTTGCAGGGGAAGACGCGGTGGGCGGCGTTGGCCTGGTTGGCCATGACCAACCCGTCGCTGGTCTTGATCCAGCCGCCCTTGCCCTGCCCGCGCGGGTCGCTGGTGTGGTGGACGGTCACCTGGAAGTAGCCGCGCTCGGGGACCATGATCTGCGGCGCGATCACCAGGTCCTCTTCGGCGGTGGCGAACCGCGCGGCGCGACCGTTCACCTCGACGGACCGTACGGTGCCGTTGGTGAAGTCGAGGTTGAAGCTCTCCAGGGTGTCGGTCGCGTAGGCGGAGATGGTGGTCACGGCGTCCAGCGGCTTGTCGTTGCCGTGGTACTCGAAGGTCACGTCGTACGAGGTGACGTCGTAGCCGGGGTTCCCGAGGTGCGGGAAGAGCCGGTCCCCGATGCCCATCGGGGCGACGGGGGCCGAAGGGCCGTCTCCGGGGCCGTCCAGCGGGCCGACGGGCGAGCCCGCGGCGACCGAGGGCACGGCCGCGGCGAGTGCGGCCAGCGCGGCGGCCACCAGCGTGGCCCTGCGCCGGGTGGCCCTCCGGCGGGCGGAACGGGCGGTACGGGTACCCGGTACAGAGCGGGCGGAAGTGTGCGGCATGCGCTACGGCTACCAGGGCGGGCGGAGCGCCATGCGGAAACGCGGGGGGAGTGCACCCGTTCGGGGGCAGCAGACGAGGGCGGTCAGGCGCCGGTGGCCGCCGTCGTCTCGCGGCCCGTGCGGGTGACGTCGTACACGCCCGGCACCCGCCGCATCGCGCGCATCAGCACCGGCAGCCGCCCCGCGTCGGACAGCTGAAGGGTGTAGGTGTGCCGCACCCGCTGCTCGCGCGGGGGCTCGACGGCGGCGGAGACGACGGCCACGCCTTCGGCGGCGATGGCCTCGGTGAGGTCCGCCAACAGATGCGGCCGGCTGAACGCCTCCGCGTACAGGGTGACCCGGTAGTCGGCGACCGCTCCGCCCGGTGCGCCGTCGTCCTGCCAGCGCACCCCGACCGGGGCGCGGCCGCTCGCCACCATCCGGGCCACCGCCGGACACTCCTGGCGGTGCACGGTGACCACCCCGCCGCGCACCGGAAACCCGGTGACCGCGTCCGGCGGCACGGGCGTGCAACAGCCCGCCAGCCGCACGGCGGCCCCGGGCGGGTCGGTGACGACGCCCACGCCCCTGCGGCCCTCTCCGGGGCGCCAGGGGGCGGCCGGGCGGCCCTGGGTCGGGGCGGCGGCCGCGGGCCCCTCCGGGCGCGGCGGATGGGCCGCCAGCCAGCGGGTGATGGCGATGCGGGCGGCCGGGGTCCGGGCGTGGTCCAGCCACTCCGGCGGGGGGCCGTCGGGCGTCGGGCCGTCCTCCGGCGCCGGAACCTCCGCCACCGGGCTCTGCGCCGCCGCGCCGGGGGCCATCAGGAGCTGGAGCGTGTCGCCGTCGCGCAGCACGGTGCCCAGGCCGACCAGCCGCCCGTTGACGCGTGCACCGATGCAGCCGTGGGCGGCTTCGCCGTGCCGCGCGTAGGCGGCGTCCACGCAGCTCGCCCCGGCGGGCAGCCCCAGCGTGCCGCCGTCCGCGCGGAAGACGGTGATCTCCCGGTCCTGGGCCAGGTCGTCGCGGAGCGAGCTCCAGAAGGTGTCCGGGTCGGGGGTGGCGCGCTGCCACTCCAGCAGTCGCGAGAGCCAGCCGGGGCGGGTGGGGTCGGCACGTTCCCCCTCGGGGGCGACCGAGCTGTCGAGGACCCCGGAGTCCCCGGCGTCTCCGGGCCTTCCGGCCGCCGCGACGTCTCCGGCGGCCTCGGGGGTGGTCTCGGACGGGGCGGGCTCTGACGGGGCGTACGGATTGCCGAGGGCGACCACCCCGGCCTCGGCGACCCGGTGCATCTGGTGGGTGCGGATGAGCACTTCGGCCACCCGACCTTCACCGTCGGCCACGGCGGTGTGCAGCGACTGGTAGAGGTTGAACTTCGGAACGGCGATGAAGTCCTTGAACTCCGAGATGACGGGCGTGAAGCAGGTGTGCAGCTCGCCCAGGACGGCATAGCAGTCCGCGTCCTCCGCGACCAGGACCAGCAGCCGCGCGAGGTCGAAACCGGTCAGCTCACCCCGTTTACACCGCACCCGGTGCACCGAGACGAAGTGCCGTGGCCGCACCAGGACTTCGGCGGCGATGCCCGCATCGTGCAGCACGGTCCGCACGCCCTCGGCGACATGGGCGAGCGGGTCGGGACGACCGGCGTGCTCCAGCAGCAGATCGCGGGTCCGCTCGTACTCCTCGGGGTGCAGGATGGCGAAGACCAGGTCCTCGAGCTCGGTCTTGAGCGCCTGCACGCCGAGCCGCTCGGCGAGCGGGATGAGCACGTCGCGCGTGACCTTGGCGATGCGCACCTGCTTCTCGGGCCGCATCACGCCCAGGGTGCG
Coding sequences:
- the hflX gene encoding GTPase HflX, whose translation is MTFSSLPQDRQRLRLAESLRADALMEEDVAWSHELDGERDGDQHDRSDRAALRRVAGLSTELEDITEVEYRQLRLERVVLVGVWTSGTVQDAENSLAELAALAETAGALVLDGVTQRRDKPDPATYIGSGKAQELRDIVLESGADTVVCDGELSPGQLIHLEDVVKVKVVDRTALILDIFAQHAKSREGKAQVSLAQMQYMLPRLRGWGQSLSRQMGGGGSGSSGGGMATRGPGETKIETDRRRIREKMAKMRREIADMKTGRDIKRQERKRNKVPSVAIAGYTNAGKSSLLNRLTGAGVLVENALFATLDPTVRRAETPSGRLYTLADTVGFVRHLPHHLVEAFRSTMEEVGDADLILHVVDGSHPTPEEQLAAVREVIRDVGAVEVPEIVVINKADAADPLVLQRLMRVEKRSIAVSARTGQGIEELLALLDAELPRPEVAIEALVPYTHGALISRAHAEGEVLSEEHTSEGTLLKARVHEELAAELQPYVPASASSA
- a CDS encoding M1 family metallopeptidase gives rise to the protein MPHTSARSVPGTRTARSARRRATRRRATLVAAALAALAAAVPSVAAGSPVGPLDGPGDGPSAPVAPMGIGDRLFPHLGNPGYDVTSYDVTFEYHGNDKPLDAVTTISAYATDTLESFNLDFTNGTVRSVEVNGRAARFATAEEDLVIAPQIMVPERGYFQVTVHHTSDPRGQGKGGWIKTSDGLVMANQANAAHRVFPCNDHPSDKARFTFRVTAPKDLTVVANGLPRGHTHDGPETTWEYRSRHPMATELAQVAIGRSTIVRRRGPGGLPVRDVVPTGERQRLAKWLAKTPGQLEWMEERVGRYPFETYGVLIADATTGFELETQTLSLFEQDLFLGSRLPAWYVESIMVHELAHQWFGNSVSPRAWSDLWLNEGHATWYEALYGDQHGEMPLDKRMKWAYGMSDAWRAQGGPPADPEPSKPGQPIGIFRPAVYDGSALILYALRQEMGKEPFERLEREWVSRNRDGVASTEDFVGLASDIAGRDLTAFLHSWLYDKKTPPMPGHADWKATATTAAKQPPTKQSPAQAAHAAHPPHSAQQTAKAPGKQARPAG
- a CDS encoding HD domain-containing protein — its product is MSAEATDQAALGRRRGLPRLDLRNLRRFGRSALLGPASLLSPAGRDRLPDAIEHIAKVHRAHHPGADLDVLRQAYVLAESSHRGQMRKSGEPYITHPLAVTLILAELGAETTTLTASLLHDTVEDTDVTLDQVGRQFGEEVRYLVDGVTKLEKVDYGAAAEPETFRKMLVATGNDVRVMSIKLADRLHNMRTLGVMRPEKQVRIAKVTRDVLIPLAERLGVQALKTELEDLVFAILHPEEYERTRDLLLEHAGRPDPLAHVAEGVRTVLHDAGIAAEVLVRPRHFVSVHRVRCKRGELTGFDLARLLVLVAEDADCYAVLGELHTCFTPVISEFKDFIAVPKFNLYQSLHTAVADGEGRVAEVLIRTHQMHRVAEAGVVALGNPYAPSEPAPSETTPEAAGDVAAAGRPGDAGDSGVLDSSVAPEGERADPTRPGWLSRLLEWQRATPDPDTFWSSLRDDLAQDREITVFRADGGTLGLPAGASCVDAAYARHGEAAHGCIGARVNGRLVGLGTVLRDGDTLQLLMAPGAAAQSPVAEVPAPEDGPTPDGPPPEWLDHARTPAARIAITRWLAAHPPRPEGPAAAAPTQGRPAAPWRPGEGRRGVGVVTDPPGAAVRLAGCCTPVPPDAVTGFPVRGGVVTVHRQECPAVARMVASGRAPVGVRWQDDGAPGGAVADYRVTLYAEAFSRPHLLADLTEAIAAEGVAVVSAAVEPPREQRVRHTYTLQLSDAGRLPVLMRAMRRVPGVYDVTRTGRETTAATGA